The Mycobacterium haemophilum DSM 44634 sequence CAGCGTGCTCCGGCTGGCTGACGACCACAACGCGGTGCTGGTGGAGGCGCTGGCGGTGGTGGGTTGAGGATGCTGTCCGACGGCGAACTCGACGCGGCGCGAGACACCATTCGGCGCGCCCTGCATGAGGACCTGAGGTACGGGCTCGACATCACCACGCAGGCCACCGTGCCGGCCGGCGCGGTCGCCACGGCGTCGATGGTGCCCCGCGAGCCGGGCGTGATCGCCGGGGTGGATGTCGCGTTGCTGGTCCTCGACGAGGTGCTCGGCGCCGACGGCTACCGGGTGCTTGACCGCGTCAAGGACGGTGCCCGGGTGCAGCCGGGCCAGCCGCTGCTGACCGTGCAGGCAGCGGCCCAGGGGCTGCTGACCGCGGAGCGGACCATGCTGAACCTGGTCTGCCACCTATCCGGGATCGCCACCGTGACGGCGGCCTGGGTCGACGCCGTCCGTGGCACCAAAGCCAAGATCCGAGATACCCGTAAGACGCTGCCTGGCCTGCGTGCGCTGCAGAAGTATGCGGTGCGTGTCGGCGGCGGCGTCAACCATCGACTGGGGCTCGGCGATGTCGCATTGATCAAGGACAACCATGTTGCCGCCATGGGATCGGTGGTCGACGCGCTGCGGGCAGTGCGGGCAGCTGCACCGGAGCTGCCGTGTGAAGTCGAAGTGGACTCACTAGAGCAGCTTGACGCCGTGCTGGCCGAGTCCCCCGAGCTGATCCTGCTGGACAATTTCCCGGTGTGGCAGACACAAGCGGCGGTGCAGCGTCGGGACACCCGAGCGCCTGCTGTTCTGCTCGAATCGTCGGGCGGGCTGAGCCTGGAGAACGCGGCAACCTACGCGGGCACCGGCGTGGATTACCTCGCTGTCGGTGCGCTGACCCACTCGGTGCGGGTCCTCGACATCGGTTTGGATATGTAACTGCTTGCCGCCGGCGTTTGAGTGTGCACCCATGGCTTTGAGTGTGCGTACCGGGCGGAAAATCGCCTGAATTCCGCCCTGTGCACACAGTGGACGCGTCAACGCACACTCGACGCAACTGTTGCTTGCCCCACGGGAAGTGATCGCCGGCGATGACGGGCAGGACCGTCTTCGCCAGGGTGTAGGCCGGCACCGGCTCAGGCAATGTCGGCGACGAAGACCGCCATCCGGCGTAGCTGCACACGCACGATCCACGGCAACCGCTGCCTGTCCGGGCCGTCGGTGCCGGCGGGCAGAATCCGGGGGTTGATGATATGCACGTCGCGCCGGGTGAAGTGCACGTTGGCCTCGCCGGCGGCCAGCACGTTTTTGACCCAATCAGTTTTGCCGTGGCCCAGCGCGATCGCCAGCACGTCGCCTTTACGGTAGGCGGTCACGATGGTCTGATACGGCTTGCCGGACTTGCGACCGTGGTGGGTGATGGTAGCGGTACCTGGCAGGTACGGCGCGATTGGTTTGAGCGCCGGGTTCATGTATTTGATCTGGAAGCGCTCGAACCAGGGCGGGAATATCATCGGGACGCCCGGGGCGTTATTGGGGTGATCCTTGGCGGACATGGCGGCTCCCTTGAGCGGACTTTCCTCAACGCGGATGCAATCGCGGTGTAGGCCCGTTACCGGCACTGTACCGGCTGGATATCGACTTGAGCTGCTCTGGGACAATGGTCCTCGTGAGGTCATCGTGAGCATCACGCCACCACCCCTGATAGCCCGCATTGACCTGCGGGGCGCGGAGTTGACGGCTACCCAGTTGCGAGCCGCGCTGCCGCGCGGTGGCGCTGACGTGGAGGCCGTGCTGCCTACGGTGCGGCCGATCGTGCAGGCCGTCGCTGAGCGCGGGGCCGAGGCGGCTCTGGAATTCGGGGCGACGTTCGACGGGGTGCGGCCCGCCACCGTCCGGGTGCCCGGCGCCGCGCTAGACGCCGCGCTGGCTGACCTGGACCCTGATGTCCGTGCCGCGCTGCAGGTGATGATCGAGCGGACCCGGGCCGTGCACGCTGACCAGCGTCGTACCGACGTCACCACCGCGCTCGGCCCCGGTGCGACGGTCACGCAGCGGTGGGTTCCTGTCGAGCGGGTGGGCCTGTATGTGCCCGGCGGCAACGCGGTGTATCCGTCCAGCGTGGTGATGAACGTGGTGCCGGCGCAGACCGCGGGTGTCGAGTCCCTGGTGGTGGCCAGCCCGCCGCAGGTTATTTCCGGTGGCCGGTTTCCCGGACTGCCGCATCCGACGATTCTGGCCGCGGCCCGGCTGCTGGGAGTCGACGAGGTCTGGGCCGTCGGCGGGGCGCAGGCGGTGGCGTTGCTGGCCTACGGTGGCACCGATTGTGACGATCGCGAGCTGGCACCGGTCGACATGATCACCGGGCCCGGCAATATTTACGTCACCGCCGCCAAGCGACTATGTCGCTCCCGGGTGGGCATCGACGCCGA is a genomic window containing:
- the nadC gene encoding carboxylating nicotinate-nucleotide diphosphorylase; translated protein: MLSDGELDAARDTIRRALHEDLRYGLDITTQATVPAGAVATASMVPREPGVIAGVDVALLVLDEVLGADGYRVLDRVKDGARVQPGQPLLTVQAAAQGLLTAERTMLNLVCHLSGIATVTAAWVDAVRGTKAKIRDTRKTLPGLRALQKYAVRVGGGVNHRLGLGDVALIKDNHVAAMGSVVDALRAVRAAAPELPCEVEVDSLEQLDAVLAESPELILLDNFPVWQTQAAVQRRDTRAPAVLLESSGGLSLENAATYAGTGVDYLAVGALTHSVRVLDIGLDM
- a CDS encoding nitroreductase family deazaflavin-dependent oxidoreductase, with the protein product MSAKDHPNNAPGVPMIFPPWFERFQIKYMNPALKPIAPYLPGTATITHHGRKSGKPYQTIVTAYRKGDVLAIALGHGKTDWVKNVLAAGEANVHFTRRDVHIINPRILPAGTDGPDRQRLPWIVRVQLRRMAVFVADIA
- the hisD gene encoding histidinol dehydrogenase, which encodes MIARIDLRGAELTATQLRAALPRGGADVEAVLPTVRPIVQAVAERGAEAALEFGATFDGVRPATVRVPGAALDAALADLDPDVRAALQVMIERTRAVHADQRRTDVTTALGPGATVTQRWVPVERVGLYVPGGNAVYPSSVVMNVVPAQTAGVESLVVASPPQVISGGRFPGLPHPTILAAARLLGVDEVWAVGGAQAVALLAYGGTDCDDRELAPVDMITGPGNIYVTAAKRLCRSRVGIDAEAGPTEIAILADHTADPAHVAADMISQAEHDELAASVLVTASTDLADATDAELGAQLQTTVHRERVAAALGGCQSAIILVDDLDAGVKVINAYAAEHLEIQTADAPRVASRIRCAGAIFIGPWAPVSLGDYCAGSNHVLPTAGCARHSSGLSVQTFLRGVHVVDYTEAALKDISGHVITLAKAEDLPAHGEAIRRRFER